The Lytechinus pictus isolate F3 Inbred chromosome 17, Lp3.0, whole genome shotgun sequence genome contains a region encoding:
- the LOC135157244 gene encoding uncharacterized protein LOC135157244, which yields MGNKEEDEESPFKSSTFNVLDALFVLISMGLIVADLVTDLIVTCKYFVGGDVVWGALTLSFVVIPSIILQVFSIRWYLVDDDMSSLKWITHILQFGPLHRYVILFSTGIEARQTRDPLDFERLFYQQSDVCMLRLFESFMESAPQVVLQLYIMVATQDENFWTGTSAAVSLFSLCWALGAYSRAHRKVRRDKKIVSWPGLVLQTIWRIGMISSRVMALVLFASVFKAYIFLAVGIHWIGMLVWVHLQKTDFCTNPLEERLFNCVVATIYVFCFFNLKEGKSRKRVLVFYFTMFVENTVLLLVWFNFRTVGEWYNVAGFTIVFGGYGIGVASMVLYYRYLHPRNDFTLCGPKPEKEPSGSLNTTPSMSPSSSHAVLFSPELYCHGHSTSPTQHSDVNHNDDANSPLAVPLSQTSITINKEDGPPQRSSQVKGQDHVMGNGDFRKSKSESCMCYNEEKSVTVHLDKSNAGKASALMNASQLPSFRCDVSGFEVDLVQQYDDWRDHSRLTNHSLVSAGTKSGNMSQSLGSVLDKNHLSNEPSSDISRMHVEPIPFSPDLQQMPEITDSPNKIMTAYEAQQIYDSILGIRRHDHPGRNSKRKLKFDDPSKMPGKTQLKTSDAMLHGKPVQNVIDSSAYCNMGAQRVTVTSKYVKDGLSVGDVCRSRTVIESRALPSISTKDRHMSREQNLKIRSHHSQSDMVETECKLIHASDDVKNDSETLNFQHLKTDMPRDFERTKPLQDSKDNQVVNKECFQNQEKPSIPIVYENSALDHKTDIHVVSTGLRAALEKDLLKAKEKVGTRIDYMTYKSDMLDKGSNKTMPVLGCKITSHVVHDEMPTGNHNKGIAVDPTESECFVHEITSQDLQCTASLLTSNSKTKEDHNIIGKHTSSLDCKNTDKLSLGRENKMNQQQKGYNIDLCETDIPKEQCTSTCSCRSSSPLSSKADNVVTSCSSLSGKDSPVVTGEGGLGGVGNGFQVRSPAGKNNLKRVRSLKGSVPSDTGPQGSSLTKGNSSKDCSDKEHENRQEKTPIANLKGKLKRALSIKSRGLSENKTESSPSISRHLDLEPHPSDNHSLEKALDTVHADKENPNLGIDKPLGHVGERVEVEKPVLVDKQQNKKGVILHPKTLNGFSQGIANHSPKIMGGGTPTSSPTTLSSSRCNESRAYAPVLRAKNTSPQKNTDNPVMYSRSLQKTGTYHISPVKGSQVGKENRGFQQGTVKGTVSRLKQEKLGSSTGKKPPRRSLDRIPTNLVAANVAHFDSPSK from the exons ATGGGGAATAAAGAGGAGGATGAAGAATCTCCTTTCAAAAGCAGTACTTTCAATGTCTTGGATGCTCTTTTTGTTCTCATTTCAATGGGACTTATCGTTGCCGATCTTGTGACTG ACCTTATTGTAACATGTAAGTACTTTGTTGGAGGAGATGTGGTATGGGGCGCCCTCACCCTAAGTTTTGTTGTGATTCCGTCAATCATCCTGCAAGTGTTTAGCATCAGATGGTATCTGGTGGATGATGACATGTCCAGCCTGAAGTGGATCACACACATCCTTCAATTTGGACCCTTGCACAG gtaCGTGATACTGTTTTCTACTGGCATCGAAGCTCGGCAAACAAGAGATCCCCTGGACTTTGAGCGTCTCTTCTACCAGCAGAGTGATGTATGCATGTTGAGGCTCTTTGAATCCTTCATGGAGTCCGCTCCCCAAGTCGTTCTGCAGCTCTACATCATGGTGGCAACCCAGGATGAAAACTTTTGGACAG GCACATCAGCTGCGGTTTCTCTCTTCTCCCTGTGCTGGGCTCTCGGAGCGTATAGCCGAGCTCATCGTAAGGTTCGCCGAGACAAGAAGATTGTATCTTGGCCAGGCCTTGTCCTTCAGACCATTTGGAGAATTGGGATGATTTCTTCTAGGGTCATGGCACTTGTTCTCTTTGCTTCAGTCTTCAAAGCTTACATCTTTCTAGCTGTCG GTATTCATTGGATAGGCATGTTAGTTTGGGTCCATCTTCAGAAGACGGACTTCTGCACCAACCCTCTGGAGGAACGTCTCTTCAACTGTGTCGTTGCTACCATCTATGTCTTCTGCTTCTTCAATCTCAAGGAGGGCAAGTCTCGGAAGAGAGTCCTGGTCTTTTATTTCACAATGTTCGTTGAGAACACGGTGTTACTTCTGGTGTGGTTCAATTTCCGTACCGTTGGAGAGTGGTACAATGTGGCTGGGTTCACCATCGTGTTTGGCGGCTATGGTATTG GTGTTGCCAGCATGGTTCTTTATTACCGATATCTCCATCCTCGAAATGACTTCACTCTCTGTGGGCCAAAACCGGAGAAAGAGCCTTCTGGATCTCTTAACACTACACCATCCATGTCACCCTCATCCAGCCATGCAGTCCTCTTCTCCCCAGAACTTTATTGTCATGGCCACTCAACATCTCCAACACAACACAGCGATGtgaatcataatgatgatgcaaATAGCCCACTCGCTGTACCTTTGTCACAAACTAGCATAACCATTAACAAGGAGGATGGCCCACCCCAGAGATCAagtcaggtcaaaggtcaagaccaTGTGATGGGGAATGGTGATTTCAGAAAAAGTAAAAGCGAGAGCTGCATGTGCTACAATGAGGAAAAGTCTGTGACAGTGCACCTTGATAAGAGTAATGCAGGGAAAGCTTCCGCCTTGATGAATGCTTCTCAGTTGCCATCTTTCAGGTGTGATGTTTCAGGGTTTGAAGTGGACCTCGTCCAACAGTATGACGACTGGAGGGATCACTCCCGCCTTACAAATCATTCACTGGTAAGTGCTGGAACAAAATCAGGGAACATGTCACAATCACTTGGCAGTGTTCTTGATAAGAACCATCTCTCAAATGAACCATCATCAGACATATCAAGAATGCATGTTGAACCAATTCCCTTCTCGCCGGACCTCCAGCAGATGCCAGAGATCACTGACTCACCCAACAAGATCATGACTGCGTACGAAGCCCAGCAGATCTATGACAGCATTCTGGGGATTCGTCGCCATGACCACCCTGGTAGGAACTCTAAGCGGAAACTCAAGTTTGATGATCCCAGTAAGATGCCCGGAAAGACCCAATTAAAGACAAGCGATGCAATGTTACATGGTAAACCAGTTCAGAATGTTATTGATAGCAGTGCCTATTGTAATATGGGAGCGCAAAGGGTTACTGTGACAAGTAAGTATGTAAAAGATGGCTTAAGTGTGGGAGATGTTTGTAGATCAAGAACTGTGATTGAATCACGTGCTTTACCAAGTATTAGCACCAAAGATAGGCATATGAGTAGGGAACAAAATCTCAAGATAAGGTCACATCACTCACAAAGTGACATGGTGGAAACTGAATGCAAACTGATACATGCTAGTGATGATGTAAAAAATGATAGTGAAACTTTAAATTTCCAACATCTCAAAACTGATATGCCTAGGGATTTTGAAAGGACAAAACCACTTCAGGACTCTAAAGACAATCAGGTCGTAAACAAAGAGTGCTTTCAAAACCAAGAAAAGCCATCAATTCCAATTGTGTATGAAAATAGTGCTCTTGATCACAAGACAGATATTCACGTTGTTTCTACAGGGTTGCGTGCAGCACTTGAAAAGGATCTGCTTAAAGCGAAAGAGAAAGTAGGTACAAGGATTGATTACATGACATATAAGTCGGATATGCTTGATAAAGGCTCTAATAAGACCATGCCTGTATTAGGATGTAAAATTACTTCTCACGTTGTCCATGATGAAATGCCTACTGGGAATCATAACAAAGGGATAGCAGTAGATCCAACCGAGTCGGAATGCTTTGTTCATGAAATAACGTCACAAGATTTACAATGCACTGCTTCTCTTTTGACAAGTAATAGCAAAACAAAAGAGGATCACAATATTATTGGCAAACATACAAGTAGCTTAGATTGCAAAAATACTGACAAGCTTAGTTTAGGGAGAGAAAACAAGATGAATCAGCAACAGAAGGGGTATAACATAGATCTATGTGAAACTGATATTCCTAAAGAGCAGTGCAccagtacatgtagttgtagaTCATCCAGTCCCCTCTCCTCTAAAGCGGACAATGTTGTTACATCCTGTTCTTCATTGAGTGGGAAAGACAGTCCTGTGGTAACGGGAGAAGGGGGCCTTGGTGGTGTCGGGAATGGGTTCCAAGTTCGAAGTCCTGCTGGAAAAAACAATCTTAAGAGAGTTCGCAGCCTGAAAGGGAGTGTCCCATCGGATACCGGCCCTCAGGGTTCTAGTCTGACAAAGGGTAATTCAAGTAAAGATTGCTCTGATAAAGAACATGAAAACAGACAGGAGAAGACGCCAATAGCTAACCTGAAAGGCAAACTCAAAAGGGCTTTGAGTATTAAGTCCAGGGGACTGTCCGAAAACAAGACAGAGTCCTCTCCATCAATTTCAAGACACTTGGATCTTGAGCCCCACCCAAGTGACAACCACAGTTTGGAGAAAGCTTTAGATACTGTACATGCAGACAAAGAAAACCCCAATTTAGGTATTGACAAGCCATTAGGGCATGTAGGAGAAAGGGTTGAAGTTGAAAAGCCTGTACTGGTAGATAAACAGCAAAACAAAAAGGGTGTAATATTACATCCAAAGACTTTAAATGGCTTCTCACAAGGCATTGCAAACCATTCACCAAAGATCATGGGTGGTGGAACACCCACATCATCTCCAACTACACTGTCAAGTTCCAGATGCAATGAGAGTAGAGCTTATGCACCAGTCTTACGGGCCAAGAACACCTCCCCTCAAAAGAATACAGATAATCCAGTCATGTATTCCCGCAGTCTGCAAAAGACTGGTACATATCACATCTCACCAGTTAAAGGTTCTCAAGTTGGTAAAGAGAACAGGGGATTTCAACAAGGCACAGTGAAGGG